In the genome of Nycticebus coucang isolate mNycCou1 chromosome 12, mNycCou1.pri, whole genome shotgun sequence, the window CAGACATTTGAAAATCTCTTTGCTGCTTCTACATGGGGGATGGAGTCATGGTAGGAGGCTGGACTTTAAATTCAGGCTTTGACACTTGCTGTTGGGGTGACTCTGGGCAAGTTGTTTTCCCTCATTCAGCCCATTTGTCAGCAAAACGAGGAGTTAGATGTCCCTATATGATCTTCTAGGACTCACCCAGCCTTCACATTCTGTGAGATTAGCTGGAGACTTGTCATTCCTGTCACCAATGTCCTGAATTCTGACAAGCCTGCTGAGtgtctcccctccttccctccttcctgcccccagTCTCCAGGTGCGCTATGGCAAGGTGTGGAGTGACTATGTGGGCGGCAGCCGTGGAGATCTGGAGGAGATCTTTCTCCACCCTGGAGAATCAGTGATCCAGGTGTCTGGCAAGTACAAGAACTACCTGAGGAAGATAGTCTTTGTGACGGACAAGGGCCGCTACCTGCCTTTTGGGAAAGACACCGGCACGAGTTTCAATGCTGTCCCCTTGCACCCCAACACTGTGCTCCGATTCATCAGTGGCCGATCTGGTGCTGTCATTGATGCCATTGGGCTGCACTGGGATGTCTACCCCAGTGACTGCAGCAGCTGCTGAGCCCTGCTCTGCTCTTGGCAGGACGCTGTGGTGGGGAATAAGAACGTCCTCA includes:
- the ZG16 gene encoding zymogen granule membrane protein 16; its protein translation is MLTIALIALLCASASANAIQARSSSYSGEYGGGGGKRFSHSGNQLEGPITAIRVRVSKYYIVGLQVRYGKVWSDYVGGSRGDLEEIFLHPGESVIQVSGKYKNYLRKIVFVTDKGRYLPFGKDTGTSFNAVPLHPNTVLRFISGRSGAVIDAIGLHWDVYPSDCSSC